Proteins encoded within one genomic window of Camelina sativa cultivar DH55 chromosome 19, Cs, whole genome shotgun sequence:
- the LOC104767083 gene encoding la-related protein 1C-like, translating to MDHVERKHAWNMSSNGDSVIKPALEVLSWPTLSETNKAYSNKSSSDSLISMSDTSEPSVTYESLRQNILATELLNSTYELLSRQINTYVPANSVVVQPSGQSSSGLPKCPLSYSFPRGQDQRNEIASQSHGGTQNQHQWNPYKNQNGNHHHHQRHGGLCSHGHWNQNSNGRDGITQAPRGIPEFVIHAPTTPMAPVLAYMLPAHQPFYQFGRPMSIYDSTPLQMNNPSSSRIPQTSLETRIRNQVHYYFSEENLMTDNFMRMHMNNDGFVHIQFIAGFNKLKALTSNLQLIMDALQDSHIVELKGYEIRSRHMWKKYVMPLHLRVPFVPILEDEMAGKVQNLSLKQKVYEIGSSSSNQKGDK from the exons ATGGACCATGTGGAAAGGAAACATGCTTGGAACATGTCCTCTAATGGTGATTCCGTGATCAAACCAGCCTTGGAAGTTTTATCATGGCCAACACTTTCTGAGACGAACAAAGCTTATTCGAACAAGTCTTCATCTGATTCATTAATAAGTATGAGTGATACATCAGAACCATCAGTAACTTATGAATCTCTTCGTCAG AATATTTTAGCTACTGAGTTGTTAAACAGCACTTATGAATTGTTAAGTAGACAAATCAACACTTATGTGCCTGCAAATAGTGTTGTTGTACAACCCTCAGGACAAAGTTCATCTGGCCTTCCCAAATGTCCTTTGTCGTACTCTTTTCCTAGAGGACAAGACCAGAGGAATGAAATTGCCTCACAATCTCATGGTGGTACTCAAAACCAACATCAATGGAACccatacaaaaaccaaaatggtaatcaccatcatcaccaaagaCATGGAGGCCTGTGCAGTCACGGACATTGGAATCAAAACTCTAATGGGAGAGACGGGATTACACAAGCACCAAGAGGTATACCGGAATTTGTAATACATGCACCAACAACACCTATGGCGCCAGTCTTAGCGTATATGCTGCCAGCACATCAGCCTTTTTATCAATTTGGCCGTCCCATGAGTATCTATG ATTCGACCCCATTACAAATGAataatccttcttcttctcgtaTACCACAAACTTCTTTGGAAACCAGAATACGGAATCAGgttcattattattttag TGAAGAGAATTTAATGACCGATAATTTCATGCGCATGCACATGAATAATGATGGTTTTGTTCATATACAATTTATTGCTGGTTTCAATaag CTCAAAGCGTTGACAAGTAATCTCCAACTTATAATGGACGCTTTACAAGATTCACATATTGTTGAATTGAAG gGTTATGAAATACGAAGTCGACATATGTGGAAAAAATACGTAATGCCGCTTCATTTGCGGGTTCCTTTTGTTCCAATCCTAGAAGATGAAATGGCTGGCAAAGTCCAAAACCTATCACTCAAGCAGAAAGTATATGAAATCGGATCTAGTTCGAGCAATCAAAAAGGTGATAAATGA